From one Paenibacillus sp. FSL K6-1330 genomic stretch:
- a CDS encoding DUF1861 family protein has product MNLLELRQQFEVNKRIYESAKLVFRGVEGFDVYNPSIPFEWNGKRYIYGRVEKRHEWARSWVRLFEQSGPDQWTAVPNTMIYQLEDPYISVINKQLVLGGTHVRYKQGRLDTFYGYFYKGSDLHDLFYFTTGPNYMKDIRLVELQDGRIGVFSRPRGEGVRKEFGSESLVGFTVIDSLDELSPEVIENAPYIRGLFSKDEWGGCNQAYLLESGKVGVIGHICYAQEDRSTYMNMAFVLDPQTNQFSDLKIIGSRPCYPDGPAKKPHLTDCAFTAGIEMRPDGKVNLYSGIGDTEAARIAIDYPFEKEGAIVSL; this is encoded by the coding sequence ATGAACTTATTAGAACTGCGTCAGCAATTCGAAGTAAACAAACGCATTTATGAAAGCGCCAAGCTTGTCTTCCGCGGAGTCGAAGGCTTCGATGTCTACAATCCTTCCATTCCGTTCGAATGGAACGGCAAGCGCTACATTTACGGACGCGTGGAAAAACGCCATGAGTGGGCGAGGTCCTGGGTTCGCCTGTTCGAGCAGAGCGGTCCGGACCAGTGGACAGCCGTGCCGAATACGATGATTTATCAGCTAGAAGATCCTTATATTAGCGTGATCAACAAACAGCTCGTATTGGGCGGCACGCATGTCCGTTACAAGCAGGGACGCCTCGATACATTCTACGGTTATTTCTACAAAGGCAGCGATCTTCATGATCTCTTCTACTTCACGACCGGTCCGAATTATATGAAGGACATTCGGCTCGTAGAGCTACAGGACGGGAGGATCGGCGTCTTCTCCAGGCCGCGCGGCGAAGGGGTTCGCAAGGAATTCGGCAGCGAATCCTTGGTGGGATTCACCGTCATCGACAGCCTGGACGAATTGTCTCCGGAAGTCATCGAGAACGCCCCTTATATCCGCGGATTATTCAGCAAGGACGAGTGGGGCGGCTGCAACCAGGCCTACTTGCTCGAGAGCGGAAAGGTCGGCGTCATCGGCCATATCTGCTACGCTCAAGAAGATAGATCGACCTATATGAACATGGCCTTCGTATTGGACCCGCAGACGAATCAATTCTCGGATTTGAAAATCATCGGCAGCCGCCCTTGTTATCCGGATGGCCCCGCCAAGAAGCCGCATCTGACCGACTGCGCGTTCACCGCCGGCATCGAAATGCGTCCCGACGGCAAGGTCAATCTGTACAGCGGCATCGGCGATACCGAAGCGGCGCGCATCGCCATTGACTACCCGTTCGAGAAGGAAGGCGCCATTGTAAGCTTATAG
- a CDS encoding AraC family transcriptional regulator, translating to MLKLLAADGIDSEIQAHYRLIASVRDTIGMHTHDFFELFLILKGSVVHVINGKRQPLQENTLVFIRDRDVHYYEQTTDSDCQFINLSFHRKVLDDLIAFLGEGFPSERLLGPAMPPSTLLSKTEKEYVRYRLDQLSLIPQEKKLAVKAEVRVILTDLFSRYIKADADSIDLTGQPEWFKSLCREAKKKEHFTRGTAALVQLSGKSHAYVCRMFREHLGMSPTQYINELRMSYAENLLLNTDMDIVEISLEIGLDNVSYFYDLFKRRHNLTPHRYRQFGIIRR from the coding sequence ATGTTGAAGCTTCTTGCGGCAGACGGCATTGATTCTGAAATTCAGGCCCACTATCGGCTGATCGCTTCGGTGCGCGATACGATCGGCATGCATACGCACGACTTCTTTGAATTGTTTCTTATTCTGAAAGGAAGCGTTGTGCATGTCATTAACGGCAAAAGGCAGCCGCTGCAGGAAAATACACTCGTGTTCATACGGGACCGGGACGTTCATTACTATGAGCAGACGACGGATAGCGATTGCCAGTTCATCAATTTGTCGTTCCATCGCAAGGTCCTGGATGACCTCATAGCTTTCTTGGGAGAAGGGTTCCCAAGCGAAAGACTGCTTGGGCCAGCCATGCCGCCGTCGACCTTGCTGTCCAAAACGGAGAAGGAATATGTGCGATACCGGCTGGACCAGCTCAGTCTGATTCCGCAGGAGAAGAAGCTGGCCGTCAAAGCGGAGGTAAGAGTCATTTTGACCGACCTGTTCTCCAGGTATATCAAGGCTGACGCGGATTCGATTGATCTTACCGGACAACCGGAATGGTTTAAGTCCCTATGCCGAGAGGCGAAAAAGAAAGAGCACTTCACGCGGGGAACGGCTGCGCTTGTCCAGCTGTCGGGCAAATCGCATGCCTATGTATGCAGAATGTTCAGGGAACATCTCGGAATGTCCCCAACCCAGTACATTAACGAATTGAGAATGTCCTATGCCGAGAATTTGCTGCTAAACACGGATATGGACATCGTGGAGATCAGCCTTGAGATCGGACTTGACAACGTCAGCTACTTTTACGACTTATTCAAGCGGAGGCATAACCTAACGCCGCATCGATATCGTCAGTTCGGGATAATTCGGAGATAG
- a CDS encoding glycoside hydrolase family 38 C-terminal domain-containing protein: protein MNEKKEILFHVEKLLNKRDQFMMTMLSVIDFSGFTTMEQLFIHEMDGRPFESFAPGQRWGENWGYGWFRTTIVVPKEAEGKRLVAMLDFGSEATVYINGIVSGAKDLNHHYVTLTRSAKAGEAFEIVAEAYAGHSDSRPTFGESQLCVFEEEVYQFFIDLECLYDLRNHLNPKSLRVSEIDRCLTQVFATIDLTLRQESLGENAKQCRKLMEPLLSCVNGSTAPTLYLMGQSHLDVAWLWPIAETKRKIARTMSNQLALMDEYPEYTYTQSQPFLFQVAKTLYPELYARIKQAVKEGRIIPEGSMWVEPDTNLPSGESLIRQALHGKRFFKDEFGVDNEMLWLPDVFGYSGNLPQIMKGCGIHYFASTKLFGTYDNVADPFPHNTFMWEGIDGSQILTHLMNYGDYYPIRINPSFLIHQWSDRVQLEGISTRLTQFGHGDGGGGSNRDDLEFMRRLGNLEGVPKTKHGSPIEFFEDQIEKGIPDAKYVGELYYPAHRGTYTTQAIIKKLNRKAEIGFREVELWGAAAKLLNNRAYPYEDLERLWKVLLLNQFHDILPGSSIHRVHEEAQLELKELNQNVYDMASDARDALTDDDASRVTVFNSLSWPRKELVALPAGIHGIADENGVVLPVQMHEGLRYAEVEAPSMGWSTYKTEEVEAGDAPATSAVLATESRLENEWIALEMNELGELTRIFDKETGTEWAADRCNVMRMYRDQNSDFDAWEIDRRYRLAPVELKTNAKVSVTANGPLFANIRVERELNQSTMVQDIRLRAGSRRVEFHTTVHWCEKNKLLKVDFPVRVHANESLQEIQFGYVKRPNHASRPHDSDRYEVVQHKWSALAEANRGFALLNDCKYGISVNGNTMSLTLLRAPTWPDETSDQGTHHFAYGFTFWNGAFLDSPVVQEAYELNYPVSLVSGGGREAQSLLFIDQANVIAETVKLAEDGSGDWIVRLYESKGASVACGLHFGLSVAAVYETNMLEEKLAALPQEGEEVSLKFRPFEVKTIRLRPNDAVLSGAE, encoded by the coding sequence TTGAATGAAAAGAAAGAGATTTTATTCCATGTGGAAAAGCTGCTAAACAAAAGAGATCAATTTATGATGACGATGCTTTCTGTTATCGATTTTTCCGGTTTTACGACAATGGAACAACTGTTCATCCATGAAATGGATGGACGACCGTTTGAGAGTTTCGCTCCGGGCCAACGGTGGGGAGAAAATTGGGGATACGGCTGGTTCCGCACGACCATTGTTGTTCCCAAAGAGGCCGAAGGCAAACGGCTTGTGGCCATGCTTGATTTCGGATCCGAAGCGACCGTGTACATAAACGGTATCGTGAGCGGCGCAAAGGACCTTAACCATCATTACGTAACGTTAACCCGTTCAGCAAAAGCCGGCGAGGCATTTGAAATCGTCGCAGAGGCGTACGCCGGCCATTCGGATTCCAGGCCGACGTTCGGAGAGTCACAGCTTTGCGTTTTTGAAGAGGAAGTCTACCAGTTTTTCATCGATTTGGAATGCTTGTACGATCTTCGCAATCATCTGAATCCCAAATCCCTCCGCGTGTCGGAGATTGATCGATGCCTGACTCAGGTGTTCGCTACCATCGACCTGACCCTCCGTCAGGAATCGCTCGGTGAAAATGCAAAGCAGTGCCGGAAGTTGATGGAGCCGCTCCTCTCCTGCGTGAACGGTTCAACGGCGCCGACCCTGTACCTGATGGGACAGTCCCACCTGGATGTCGCCTGGCTGTGGCCGATCGCGGAGACAAAGCGGAAGATTGCGCGGACCATGTCCAATCAGCTGGCGCTCATGGACGAATACCCGGAATACACGTATACCCAGAGCCAGCCGTTTTTGTTCCAGGTGGCCAAGACGCTGTATCCGGAGCTTTATGCGCGCATCAAACAGGCGGTAAAGGAAGGGAGGATCATTCCCGAAGGCTCCATGTGGGTGGAGCCCGATACGAATCTGCCCAGTGGCGAGAGTCTGATCCGTCAGGCACTGCACGGCAAGCGGTTCTTCAAGGACGAATTCGGCGTGGACAACGAGATGCTGTGGCTGCCTGATGTATTCGGCTATTCCGGGAACCTGCCGCAAATTATGAAGGGCTGCGGGATCCATTATTTCGCGTCTACAAAATTGTTCGGTACTTATGATAATGTAGCGGATCCGTTCCCGCATAATACGTTCATGTGGGAAGGGATCGACGGTTCGCAAATTTTGACGCATCTGATGAATTACGGCGATTACTATCCAATTCGGATCAACCCGTCGTTCTTGATCCATCAGTGGAGCGATCGCGTCCAGCTTGAAGGAATTTCCACACGTCTCACCCAGTTCGGACATGGCGACGGAGGCGGCGGATCCAATCGGGACGATCTCGAGTTTATGCGCAGGCTCGGCAATTTGGAGGGCGTCCCCAAGACAAAGCATGGCTCGCCGATCGAATTTTTTGAGGATCAGATCGAAAAAGGCATTCCTGACGCCAAATATGTAGGAGAGCTCTATTATCCCGCTCATCGCGGGACCTACACGACGCAAGCGATCATCAAAAAGCTAAACCGGAAGGCGGAAATCGGTTTCCGCGAGGTGGAGCTTTGGGGGGCTGCGGCGAAGCTGCTTAATAACCGAGCTTACCCTTACGAGGACTTGGAACGGTTATGGAAGGTTCTGCTGCTGAACCAATTCCACGATATTCTGCCGGGTTCCTCCATTCATCGCGTCCACGAAGAGGCGCAGCTGGAGCTGAAGGAATTGAATCAGAACGTATATGACATGGCTTCAGACGCAAGAGATGCGCTCACGGACGACGATGCCTCCCGGGTTACCGTCTTTAACTCGCTGTCCTGGCCGAGAAAGGAACTGGTCGCGTTACCTGCCGGCATCCATGGAATTGCGGATGAGAATGGAGTGGTTCTGCCGGTGCAAATGCACGAAGGCCTTCGCTACGCCGAGGTAGAGGCGCCTTCCATGGGCTGGTCAACGTACAAGACTGAAGAAGTGGAAGCGGGAGATGCTCCAGCAACGTCTGCGGTCCTTGCAACGGAATCGCGTCTAGAGAACGAATGGATTGCGCTCGAAATGAACGAACTGGGAGAGTTGACTCGTATTTTTGACAAGGAGACCGGCACGGAATGGGCGGCGGATCGCTGCAACGTCATGCGGATGTATAGGGATCAAAATTCGGATTTCGATGCTTGGGAGATCGATCGGCGCTACCGCTTGGCACCCGTCGAACTGAAAACAAACGCCAAGGTATCCGTTACCGCAAACGGACCGCTCTTCGCCAATATTCGGGTTGAGCGCGAACTGAACCAATCGACCATGGTCCAGGATATCCGTTTGCGCGCCGGCAGCCGTCGAGTGGAATTCCATACGACGGTTCACTGGTGCGAGAAGAACAAGCTGCTAAAAGTCGATTTCCCGGTTCGCGTTCATGCGAACGAGTCGTTGCAGGAGATCCAGTTCGGTTATGTCAAGAGACCGAATCATGCTTCGCGTCCGCATGATTCGGATCGTTACGAAGTGGTTCAGCATAAATGGTCGGCGCTTGCTGAAGCGAATCGCGGCTTCGCGCTGCTGAACGATTGCAAATACGGGATTTCCGTGAACGGCAACACGATGAGCCTAACGCTGCTTCGGGCTCCGACGTGGCCGGATGAGACGTCGGATCAAGGGACGCACCATTTTGCATATGGATTTACGTTCTGGAACGGCGCGTTTCTGGATAGTCCTGTCGTACAGGAAGCTTACGAGCTGAACTATCCTGTCAGCCTCGTGTCCGGAGGAGGCCGGGAGGCGCAATCGCTGCTCTTCATCGATCAAGCCAATGTGATCGCGGAGACGGTCAAGCTTGCCGAAGACGGATCGGGCGATTGGATCGTGCGTCTGTACGAGAGCAAGGGAGCTTCCGTAGCGTGCGGGCTTCACTTCGGGCTGTCCGTTGCGGCGGTTTATGAGACAAACATGCTGGAGGAGAAGTTGGCGGCTTTGCCGCAGGAGGGCGAAGAGGTATCACTTAAGTTCCGTCCGTTCGAGGTGAAGACGATCAGGCTCCGGCCGAATGACGCCGTTCTATCTGGAGCCGAATGA
- a CDS encoding AraC family transcriptional regulator, producing the protein MKIKPILQKTYFRTFLVLTTVLICSMIPFVYLLSAEFAKYTMLEVRSNSQNEVNNLASKAEMILGNLKANGLSMYADQNIQNWFFNTSKDPLIDHAALVAQSNFMSTEPLIQRSYLINLKQNLVVDSKAGIVRNESFADPSMLERVKSFHPQYLRFFNHSLDGSDSLALILPATPEKPSDFYLVLLVDKPLLSKLLFGQTIASEQDIRILDEHGQLLLGVSNPALSGQLYQASRELQDSDFQVRLPHQRWFVNTAKLTTENWSVYYSNEYHILTRHISLFQHKLITYTLLLLALLSLLFFWSSRRSLRSITFLSEKLKGKVAFANSTFDAKPDIQWIHDGIDMLLNNVEQLHASMRNQSELVRTELLAQWMLHGTPGTKGYEYIHTQTKLASCDVLFLAVLRIEAYTVFCERYDFPSRKLIKYAIRNISEEVFGAGSYAAEGLDMGGDHLILVIGGQELDELQLQRLLEEIHHQVARILNVDTTAAVSNAYDFGANIRNIYDHIYELTKLRFLNGEKQIFLESDYEEFMAGYPSASEALETAEIIKSIRRGRPETALVLLRQQMKHVHELPYRDCKLNLTYFTYDLLKNFNKSSVLHEISSIHQLLERYSTLSEFQAWLESIVTKLASETEVPKSSNRKEEIVLEIKEYVDNHLQDAQLSIEQIADNFSFSVSYIRQLFKEIMNVSLSEYILQERIERVKEKLISSQLSVLEIADQCGFISKGHFFSAFKKFTNLTPKQYREIHGDSPS; encoded by the coding sequence ATGAAGATCAAACCTATTTTACAGAAGACCTATTTTCGAACCTTTCTTGTACTGACCACCGTTCTGATCTGTTCCATGATTCCCTTCGTCTATTTACTGTCTGCAGAATTCGCAAAATACACCATGCTGGAGGTGCGCAGCAATTCGCAGAACGAAGTCAACAACCTGGCTTCGAAGGCCGAAATGATTCTCGGCAATTTGAAAGCTAACGGGCTCAGCATGTACGCCGATCAGAATATTCAGAACTGGTTCTTCAATACAAGCAAAGATCCGCTCATCGACCATGCTGCGCTCGTCGCCCAATCCAACTTCATGTCCACCGAACCACTCATCCAGCGATCCTATCTGATTAATTTGAAGCAAAATCTTGTCGTCGATTCCAAAGCCGGAATCGTCCGTAATGAATCCTTTGCCGACCCGAGCATGCTGGAGCGTGTGAAGTCATTCCACCCCCAATATTTGCGCTTCTTTAATCATTCGCTGGATGGCTCGGACTCCCTGGCCCTTATTCTGCCCGCAACCCCCGAGAAGCCGTCTGACTTCTACCTCGTGCTGCTCGTTGATAAACCGCTGCTGTCGAAGCTTCTGTTCGGCCAAACGATCGCCTCGGAGCAAGACATTCGGATTCTCGACGAGCATGGGCAACTTCTATTGGGCGTATCCAATCCCGCGCTGAGCGGACAGCTTTATCAAGCGAGCCGGGAGCTGCAGGACAGCGATTTTCAAGTTCGGCTCCCCCATCAGAGATGGTTCGTCAATACAGCCAAGCTGACTACTGAAAATTGGTCGGTATACTACTCGAACGAGTATCATATTTTGACACGCCACATCTCCTTATTCCAGCACAAATTGATAACGTATACATTGCTGCTACTGGCACTCCTCTCCTTGTTGTTCTTCTGGAGTTCTCGCCGTTCCTTGCGTTCCATCACCTTCTTGTCGGAAAAGCTGAAGGGAAAGGTTGCATTCGCAAACTCCACGTTCGATGCCAAGCCGGATATCCAATGGATCCACGACGGCATCGATATGCTGCTGAACAACGTGGAGCAGCTTCATGCATCCATGAGAAACCAATCCGAGCTCGTTCGAACGGAACTACTCGCCCAGTGGATGCTGCACGGGACGCCGGGTACCAAGGGCTATGAATATATCCATACCCAGACCAAGCTCGCTTCCTGCGACGTTCTGTTTTTGGCCGTTCTTCGGATCGAAGCCTATACGGTCTTTTGCGAACGTTACGATTTCCCCTCCCGGAAATTGATCAAGTACGCCATACGCAATATTAGCGAAGAAGTGTTTGGTGCAGGTTCTTATGCGGCCGAAGGCTTGGATATGGGCGGCGATCACCTTATCCTGGTCATCGGAGGCCAAGAATTGGACGAGCTTCAGCTACAACGTCTTCTGGAGGAGATCCACCATCAGGTCGCACGCATTCTGAACGTTGATACAACGGCTGCAGTCAGCAATGCCTATGACTTCGGCGCTAATATCCGAAACATCTATGATCATATCTACGAATTGACGAAACTGCGATTTCTTAACGGAGAGAAGCAAATTTTTCTGGAGAGCGATTATGAAGAGTTTATGGCAGGGTATCCTTCTGCGTCTGAGGCGCTGGAGACAGCCGAGATCATCAAGTCGATCCGCCGCGGCCGCCCGGAGACCGCGCTCGTTCTGCTGCGTCAGCAGATGAAGCACGTCCATGAGCTTCCTTATCGCGACTGTAAGCTTAACCTGACCTACTTTACTTATGACCTGCTCAAAAATTTTAACAAGTCCAGCGTTCTGCATGAAATCAGCAGCATCCATCAATTGCTGGAGCGGTACAGCACGCTGTCCGAGTTTCAAGCATGGCTGGAGAGCATCGTCACGAAGCTCGCATCCGAGACCGAAGTTCCGAAATCTTCGAACCGCAAGGAAGAGATCGTCTTGGAGATTAAAGAATACGTGGACAACCACTTGCAGGATGCGCAATTATCGATCGAGCAGATAGCCGACAATTTTTCCTTCTCCGTCAGCTATATCCGGCAGCTATTCAAAGAGATCATGAACGTGTCATTGTCCGAGTACATCCTTCAGGAACGAATCGAGAGAGTGAAGGAGAAACTGATCTCCAGCCAGCTCTCGGTGCTGGAGATTGCAGATCAATGCGGTTTCATATCCAAAGGGCATTTTTTTTCCGCATTCAAGAAGTTCACGAATCTAACTCCGAAGCAGTATCGGGAAATCCACGGGGACTCCCCTAGTTAA
- a CDS encoding extracellular solute-binding protein codes for MNKLAKMLVLGLIALMVFSGCSNDSKKSDTHEENQEVLRFSVTLPANGVDNPNSLVGKEWHKRMEAYMGKKVEIKYNYIPSSEYDEKVKLMIASDDLTDFFVTPLFYDTTEMAEQGQLLELGQYQDLMPNYMNYISKVKNGMKRVTDADGNMFTFKETSTPRFPEDRGMLIQNTSAYRYDVFEANNIKIPETLDEFYGAAKKLKELYPDKYPVATKWNSLRSLFSANHIRDEIFWDGEKYVYGILDEGYKDALQFANKLYAEKLLDPEYTIDTDDTLKRKALNGDNLMWLTQWFTTPAEYTRTADDGKIFAVSLYPDNPKYGKAWQEVVNGNTPDLGWGVYGVSSKVKNPEELIKFIDYQYSDEMIQLITWGIEGTTYTIGEDGVPTFVDSLKTAKDPWVEGDKYGMRASRNHNPGLQMVSDARAFVDFAATDYTVFNGKYEEVPIEKAEFLTSLPMPENDYVPSWLSEPSIQLTGSESQRVSEIMNPIKTFVTEEQAKFVAGKNSFDNWQAFIDKVQKMGNIDEALKIYNDAAQRALGNE; via the coding sequence ATGAACAAATTGGCAAAAATGCTTGTCCTTGGGTTGATCGCGCTGATGGTTTTTTCCGGATGTTCGAATGATTCCAAAAAATCCGATACCCATGAAGAGAATCAAGAAGTCTTGCGCTTTTCGGTCACGCTGCCTGCGAACGGTGTGGATAATCCGAATAGTCTGGTGGGCAAGGAATGGCACAAGCGCATGGAAGCTTATATGGGCAAAAAGGTAGAAATCAAATATAACTATATTCCGTCTTCCGAGTATGACGAAAAGGTCAAGCTTATGATCGCAAGCGACGATCTGACGGATTTCTTCGTGACGCCTTTATTCTATGATACGACCGAAATGGCCGAACAAGGCCAGCTTCTCGAGTTAGGCCAGTATCAAGATTTAATGCCGAACTATATGAACTACATTAGCAAGGTAAAGAACGGAATGAAGCGGGTAACGGATGCCGACGGCAACATGTTCACCTTTAAAGAAACCTCCACGCCCAGATTCCCCGAGGATCGCGGCATGCTCATCCAGAATACGTCTGCTTACCGCTATGACGTGTTCGAGGCCAATAACATCAAAATTCCGGAAACGCTCGATGAATTTTATGGGGCTGCCAAAAAACTTAAAGAGCTCTACCCCGATAAATATCCCGTTGCGACAAAATGGAACAGCTTGAGATCGCTGTTCTCCGCGAACCATATCCGGGATGAAATTTTTTGGGACGGCGAGAAATACGTATACGGAATTCTGGATGAAGGATATAAAGATGCGCTCCAATTTGCGAATAAGCTGTATGCGGAGAAACTGTTAGATCCGGAGTATACCATTGATACAGACGATACGCTGAAAAGAAAAGCGCTGAACGGCGACAACCTCATGTGGCTGACGCAGTGGTTTACGACGCCGGCCGAGTACACGAGAACGGCCGACGACGGGAAGATTTTCGCGGTTTCGTTGTATCCCGACAATCCGAAGTACGGAAAAGCCTGGCAGGAGGTTGTGAACGGCAATACCCCTGACTTGGGCTGGGGAGTCTACGGCGTAAGCTCGAAAGTTAAAAACCCTGAAGAATTGATCAAATTCATCGATTATCAATATTCGGATGAAATGATCCAGCTCATCACTTGGGGAATCGAGGGCACAACCTATACGATCGGGGAAGACGGCGTTCCGACCTTTGTCGACTCGCTGAAAACGGCCAAGGATCCCTGGGTGGAGGGCGATAAATACGGCATGCGCGCTAGCCGAAACCATAACCCCGGCTTGCAGATGGTGAGCGACGCAAGAGCGTTCGTGGATTTTGCCGCGACAGACTATACGGTATTTAACGGCAAATATGAAGAGGTGCCGATTGAGAAGGCGGAATTCCTGACGAGTCTGCCTATGCCCGAGAACGACTATGTTCCTTCCTGGTTGAGCGAGCCGTCGATTCAACTCACGGGCAGTGAAAGCCAGCGGGTCTCGGAGATTATGAACCCGATCAAGACGTTCGTTACGGAAGAACAGGCCAAATTCGTAGCAGGCAAAAACAGCTTCGACAATTGGCAGGCATTCATCGATAAGGTCCAAAAAATGGGCAACATTGATGAAGCGCTGAAAATCTATAATGATGCTGCACAAAGAGCGCTAGGAAACGAATAG
- a CDS encoding carbohydrate ABC transporter permease, whose amino-acid sequence MKKASLGSRAFDVFNMVIMLFILIVVLYPILNIIATSLSGTRYISSGSVTIWPKGFNLEAYTTVFNDPYIFKGYLNSIIYATGSTCIMLLFTALMAYPLTIPGFAGKKFLTIFLMITMFFGGGLIPTYLLMRGLNLLDTVWVMILPGAISAYNVFLFRTFFLNIPSELKDSAYIDGASDLVVLFRIILPLSKALFATFALFGLVGSWNSWFEALIYLRDQDKYPLQMVLRNYLFTLDTTAIQGRVGGGAVAINAPGETLDPKAVRMSVIIITMFPIMCIYPIFQKHFTKGIFVGSIKG is encoded by the coding sequence TTGAAGAAGGCTAGTTTGGGTTCCAGAGCATTCGATGTATTCAATATGGTTATCATGCTATTCATCCTGATTGTCGTGCTATATCCGATTCTGAACATTATCGCGACATCGCTTAGCGGCACGCGTTACATCTCCTCGGGGAGTGTAACGATTTGGCCCAAGGGATTTAATCTGGAAGCGTACACGACGGTATTTAATGATCCGTACATTTTTAAAGGATATCTGAACTCGATTATTTATGCGACCGGCTCTACGTGCATCATGCTGCTGTTTACGGCACTGATGGCGTATCCGCTCACGATCCCGGGATTTGCGGGCAAGAAATTTCTGACCATTTTTCTCATGATTACGATGTTTTTCGGCGGCGGCTTAATCCCGACCTATCTGCTTATGCGCGGTTTGAATCTGTTGGATACGGTCTGGGTCATGATTCTCCCCGGTGCGATCAGTGCTTATAATGTGTTTCTGTTTCGGACCTTCTTTCTGAATATTCCTTCTGAACTGAAGGACTCTGCCTATATCGATGGAGCGAGTGATTTGGTCGTTCTTTTCAGGATCATACTGCCGTTGTCGAAAGCGCTGTTTGCAACCTTTGCTCTATTCGGTCTGGTCGGAAGCTGGAATAGCTGGTTCGAGGCTTTGATTTATCTGCGAGATCAGGATAAGTATCCTTTGCAGATGGTGCTCCGAAACTACCTGTTTACCTTGGATACGACCGCGATTCAAGGACGAGTAGGAGGCGGCGCGGTCGCCATCAATGCCCCGGGGGAAACGCTTGATCCGAAGGCGGTAAGAATGAGCGTCATCATTATTACCATGTTTCCGATCATGTGTATTTATCCGATCTTTCAGAAGCATTTCACCAAAGGGATATTCGTCGGCTCCATCAAAGGCTAG
- a CDS encoding ABC transporter permease subunit — MKTTNNRLVARFVKHRYLYLMVLPGFLTLLVFHYFPMYGILIAFKDFNASKGIWGSEWVGVKYFTSFFNDPMAFRVLKNTLLLGLYTLFWSFPAPIILALLFNELKNKGFKKLVQTVSYFPHFISVVIVAGMLKEFTARDGLFNHIVGFFGGDPIMFLLEPDFFRTIFISSGIWQGVGFGTIIYLAALSGIDPTLYDVAEVDGAGRWKKVLHITWPSLKPTTIILLIFAVGGILGSDFQKIILLYSPETYEVADVIGSYVYRQGILGAQYEYTTAIGLFMSVISFTILYLTNWLSRKVSETSLF, encoded by the coding sequence TTGAAGACAACCAATAACAGGCTGGTGGCCAGATTCGTCAAGCACCGCTATCTCTACCTTATGGTGCTTCCCGGCTTTCTGACGCTGTTAGTCTTTCACTATTTTCCGATGTACGGAATATTAATCGCTTTCAAAGATTTCAACGCTTCCAAGGGGATATGGGGAAGCGAGTGGGTGGGGGTAAAGTACTTCACTTCTTTTTTTAACGATCCGATGGCGTTCAGGGTATTAAAGAATACTTTGCTTCTCGGTTTGTATACTTTATTTTGGTCATTTCCGGCGCCGATTATATTGGCTCTGTTGTTTAATGAATTGAAAAACAAGGGCTTTAAGAAGCTTGTGCAGACGGTTTCTTATTTCCCGCATTTTATTTCGGTTGTCATTGTTGCGGGGATGCTTAAGGAATTTACGGCGAGAGACGGTTTGTTTAACCATATTGTCGGCTTCTTCGGCGGAGATCCGATCATGTTTCTTCTCGAACCTGACTTTTTTCGGACTATCTTCATCTCTTCCGGCATATGGCAGGGCGTCGGGTTCGGCACGATCATCTACCTTGCTGCATTAAGCGGAATAGATCCTACGCTGTATGACGTAGCCGAGGTAGACGGCGCAGGCCGATGGAAGAAGGTTTTGCACATCACATGGCCGTCGCTTAAGCCGACCACAATCATTTTGCTGATTTTCGCCGTCGGAGGAATCCTCGGGAGCGATTTCCAGAAGATCATTCTGCTCTATTCGCCTGAGACTTACGAAGTAGCAGATGTCATCGGATCCTATGTTTATCGTCAAGGTATACTGGGCGCACAATACGAGTACACGACGGCCATCGGATTATTCATGTCGGTTATTTCCTTTACGATCCTTTACTTGACCAATTGGTTAAGCCGGAAAGTATCAGAGACGAGTTTGTTCTAG